The DNA segment TTCGCCGCCCAGAACGCCTTCTCGCGCGCCTCGATCAGCTTACGGGCCGAGCCTCCTTCGAGCACGTAGGCGTCGACCGCACCCAACTCCGCGAGCATCTCACCCGTGGTCTCAATGTCCTCGAACAGCCGATCCGCGGAGCGGTTCTCAAGCGCCACAAGGAGATACGCTTCGCAGCTGTCACGGATGTTGTCGGGAACACCCAGCTCCAGGTTCTGGGTCGAGACGAGTGAGGCCATGGTCGTGTTGTCGATGTACTCCAGGATGGCAGGCGCCAGCCCGCTGGCGAGGATCTTGGGCACCGCCGCCATGACCTGGTCGAAGTCGACGAACGGGGCGAGCACGCTGGCGCTGTGCTCGAGGCGCGGGTGCAACTTGACGATCACCTCGGTGACCAAGGCCAGGGTTCCCTCCGAGCCGATAATCAGCTGGGTGAGGTCGTAGCCGGTGGACACCTTCGCGATTTTGCCGCCGGTTCGGATGATCTCGCCGGTTGGCAGCACCGCCTGCAACCCGAGCACGTTGTGACGGGCTATCCCGTACTTGACTGCGCGCATCCCGCCGGCGTTGGTGCCGACATTCCCGCCGACACTCGAGGACAGCTCGCCCGGGTACACCATGTAGCCCAGCCCGTGGTCGACGGTTGCGGCGTCCAGATCGGTCAGCGTCACCCCAGGCTGGACCACGGCCACCTGGTTGACCACGTCGACCTCCAGGACCTTATTCATTCGGTCGAAAGCGATCAACAGCCCACCCGGCAGCGGCCGCGCCGCCCCCGACAAGCCGCACCCGGACCCGCGGGCGGTCACTGGAACGCCGCGTTCCGAGGCGGCCTGCAGCAGCTTCGAAACCTCTTCCGCGCTCGCCGGCCTGGCAAGGTAGGCCGGCTTTTGCGGCGGCTTCGTCAACTCCTCGTCGTGTGCATAGTCCTCGGGGATCGCATCGCCGGTCAGCAGGTTGTTGCTCCCGACAATCTCCGCGAACCGCGCCGCCATGTCGCTCATCGAAGACCTCACCTTCTCGCGCTGGGTAGCTGCCGACAGCGACTCACTCTATAGCTGGCACAGGGGGGTCGGTAGGTAGCTGTGCGGCTGGTATGGCCACGTCGGGTGCGGCGGGAGGTCGCGTTGCGTGGCGCGACAACGCGCCGCTCAACACTCGCAGGCCAGGCCGTCGTTGTCCCGGTCCTGCTTGGGGCAATAGGCCGGGTCATCGCGGGAAATGTTGCATCTGCCGTTCGCCTTCGCGTCGGTGCAATTCCGGTAGACACAGGTCCCGTGTGCGCTCATCTCGGTGCAGCTTGTGTCGGCCGGTTCCGCCCGGCCGGCCGGCGCGGCGCCTGCGGCCACACCGCAGGCGGCGGCCGCGATAGCTGCGGCCGCACAAAGCGTACGAACCGTCATGGATCCGCTCCGTGTGAAGGATGCCTGACCGTACGTCTGGGAGCGTACGCGGGGATTGGTGGGCACACAATCGCCGAACAGCTACCGAAAACCGCTGCGCTCGAGTTCGCCGTGGCCGCGTTGCGCGAAGGCGATCGCGTCCTCGGTGGATAGGTCGGCACCTGTGGCCCAAGCGCGGTCAAAGTCCTTCTGTCCCAATGCCTCCCGAACAGACGCCAGCACGGCGTCGTGGCCGGCTTGATACATCGGGAAGCGCGCATGCCCCATGCGCTGTCGGATGGCTTGGGCCGCGCCCAACAATCCCGCCGCGTGCGAGTGGGCACCGCGGTCGAACGCCAGGTGGCCGAGGCACTCGAGGGTGTCGGCCACCCGCAGATACCCCTGGGTGCGGGCAGCGATCGCCAGGGCCTCGTGGGCGTCGTGCTCGGCCTGTTCCTGCTCACCCTGGGCGATCTCGGCAACGGCCCGTACCGTCAGCGCCACCATCTTGTGCCAGCCCTGGACCACCGCGACGGTGTCGTCTGCCCAGCGGCGCGCCGTCGCCGGATCGCCGCAGGCCACTACCGCCTCGGCCATGGGAGTGATGCTTCTGGTGAAGGCTTCGCGCAGCGGATTGGTGTGCTGCCAGGCCATTTCGCACGCCCGTCGGGCGGACACGGCGTCGCCGCAGGCCAAGGCGGCTTGAGCGAGCGCGGCATTCACCGAGTCCGCCGAGAACCCGCCCATAGCCTCCGAGGCCGCCAGGGCGGATCGCGCCGCGGTGTGCGCGGCGTCCGCGCGCCCCTGGTAGGCGAGCACCGCGGCTTGGCTAACATGGCCGAACACCATCATGGTGTGGTCCGCGGCCGCTTCGGCCTCGTCGGTCACGGTGTCGAGGATCCGGCTGGCCTGTGCGAGCTCTCCCCGCATCATCAGCGCGGACCCCAGCCACGCGCGGCAATCCCGCGAGAAGAACCGGTCACCGATCGCGTCGGCGAGGGCGAGTCCTTCGCCGGCGGCCGCCCCACCCGCGATCGGTTCACCGGCGACACAGCCCGCGGTCGCCTGATAGCTGAAGATTTGACACAGGGCCCATTGGTCGCCGTCGGTGCGGACCAGATCGATCGCTTCGGCGAAGTACGGCCGCGACGGCTCGGTGCCGTAGAGCGCAAGCATCCCGCGAGCGATCAGGGCTCGGGCGAGCAGTGCTGGGTCGTCGAGCCCACGCGCGATGTCCAAGGCCTCCTGCGTCTTCCCCAGGTCCGTCGGAACTCCCACCCACGCGGCGAGGATGCTGCGCTGGGCCACCGCGCGCGCCCACAGTGCCGGCGCCATCTTCGGGCTACGCTCGTCGGCCAGGCCGGCGTCCAACTCGGCCAGCGCCTCCAGGGCGCGACCGCCCCGTAACCACAACGGGCGCAATGACAAAACGAGCCGCAGGGACGTCTCGAAGTCGAAGTTCGCTCTACTCCACGCGAACGCGGCGCGCAGGTTGTCGATCTCGGCTCGCGCCCAGGCCAGCAGCTGCTCGTCATAAGCGTGGCCGCGTGACGCCAACTCTGCGGCCGCGGCCGCGAAGTGGTCACGGTGGCGGGCGCGAACCTGGTCGGCCTCACCCGACTCGTCCAGCCTTTCCTGGGCGTACTGGCGTACCGTCTCTAGCATTCGGTATCGCATTCCCTGGCCGGTGTCGTCGGCGGCCACCAATGATTTGTCGACCAACAGGCTCAGTTGGTCGAGTAGCTGGTAGCGCTGCACGTCATTGGCGGCGCCCACGGTTTGGGCGGCATCCAGGTCGAATCCGCCGGCAAACACCGCCAGTCGGCGGAACAACACTTGCTCGGGCTCGGTGAGCAGCGCATGCGACCAATCCATCGAAGCCCGCAGCGTCTGCTGTCGAGGCACCGCCGTCCGCGCACCCCCGGTCAACAGGTGAAACCTGTCATGCAGGCTATCGACGATCTGGGGCAACGACAGCGCCCGAACCCGTGCTGCGGCCAGCTCGATCGCCAACGGCATGCCGTCGAGGCGCTGGCAGATCTCCTCCACCAGCGCGATATTGTCTTCGTCCACAACGAATTCAGGACGAACATGGCGGGCGCGTTCGGCGAACAGCTCGACGGCCTCGTCGGTGATCGACAGCGATGGCACCCGCCAGGTCAGCTCGCCGGGCACCCCGAGTGGTTCCCGGCTGGTGGCCAGAATCGTCAACCGCGGGCAGGCTTTGAGCAGCTCGACGACCAGGCTCCGGCACGCATCCAGCAGGTGCTCGCAGTTGTTGAGCAGCAGCAGGATCCTCTTCTCGCCGATGAAATGCCGCAGGGTGTCCATGGGGGAGCGGCCGGGCTGATCGGGCAGGTCCAGGGCGCGTGCGACGGTGACCGTTACCGCAACGGGATCGGTGATCGGAGCCAGTCCGATAAACCACACCCCGTCGGCGAACTCGGTGTTGAGCGCAGCGGCGACCTCGACGGAAAGCCGCGTCTTGCCGGCGCCGCCGGTCCCGGTCAGGGTGACCAGCCGGTTGCTGGTGGCGATGCGACGCAGCTGGGCCAGTTCGGATCGTCGCCCGACGAAACTGGTCAGTTGAGCCGGAAGATTATGTAGGACAACCGTATTGCGAACGCGCAGCGGCGGGAACTCGTTGCGCAGGGCGGGATGGCACAACTGCACCACCCGTTCGGGCCGCGGCAGATCACGCAGCGGATAGCTGC comes from the Mycobacterium shinjukuense genome and includes:
- a CDS encoding FAD-binding oxidoreductase; protein product: MSDMAARFAEIVGSNNLLTGDAIPEDYAHDEELTKPPQKPAYLARPASAEEVSKLLQAASERGVPVTARGSGCGLSGAARPLPGGLLIAFDRMNKVLEVDVVNQVAVVQPGVTLTDLDAATVDHGLGYMVYPGELSSSVGGNVGTNAGGMRAVKYGIARHNVLGLQAVLPTGEIIRTGGKIAKVSTGYDLTQLIIGSEGTLALVTEVIVKLHPRLEHSASVLAPFVDFDQVMAAVPKILASGLAPAILEYIDNTTMASLVSTQNLELGVPDNIRDSCEAYLLVALENRSADRLFEDIETTGEMLAELGAVDAYVLEGGSARKLIEAREKAFWAAKALGADDIIDTVVPRASMPKFLSTARGLAAAAGGAAVGCGHAGDGNVHMAIACKDPAKKKKLMTDIFALAMELGGAISGEHGIGRAKVPYFLELEDPAKISLMRRIKQGFDPAGILNPGVVFGDA
- a CDS encoding excalibur calcium-binding domain-containing protein codes for the protein MTVRTLCAAAAIAAAACGVAAGAAPAGRAEPADTSCTEMSAHGTCVYRNCTDAKANGRCNISRDDPAYCPKQDRDNDGLACEC
- a CDS encoding ATP-binding protein yields the protein MTELLPTGTVTLLLADVEGSTRLWETLPEQMAAALARLNQTVTETIEAHHGVRPLEQGEGDSFVAAFARASDAVACALALQRASPAPIRLRIGVHTGEIQLRDEANYAGPTINRAARLRDLAHGGQTVLSGVTELLVIDHLPDGVWLTELGSYPLRDLPRPERVVQLCHPALRNEFPPLRVRNTVVLHNLPAQLTSFVGRRSELAQLRRIATSNRLVTLTGTGGAGKTRLSVEVAAALNTEFADGVWFIGLAPITDPVAVTVTVARALDLPDQPGRSPMDTLRHFIGEKRILLLLNNCEHLLDACRSLVVELLKACPRLTILATSREPLGVPGELTWRVPSLSITDEAVELFAERARHVRPEFVVDEDNIALVEEICQRLDGMPLAIELAAARVRALSLPQIVDSLHDRFHLLTGGARTAVPRQQTLRASMDWSHALLTEPEQVLFRRLAVFAGGFDLDAAQTVGAANDVQRYQLLDQLSLLVDKSLVAADDTGQGMRYRMLETVRQYAQERLDESGEADQVRARHRDHFAAAAAELASRGHAYDEQLLAWARAEIDNLRAAFAWSRANFDFETSLRLVLSLRPLWLRGGRALEALAELDAGLADERSPKMAPALWARAVAQRSILAAWVGVPTDLGKTQEALDIARGLDDPALLARALIARGMLALYGTEPSRPYFAEAIDLVRTDGDQWALCQIFSYQATAGCVAGEPIAGGAAAGEGLALADAIGDRFFSRDCRAWLGSALMMRGELAQASRILDTVTDEAEAAADHTMMVFGHVSQAAVLAYQGRADAAHTAARSALAASEAMGGFSADSVNAALAQAALACGDAVSARRACEMAWQHTNPLREAFTRSITPMAEAVVACGDPATARRWADDTVAVVQGWHKMVALTVRAVAEIAQGEQEQAEHDAHEALAIAARTQGYLRVADTLECLGHLAFDRGAHSHAAGLLGAAQAIRQRMGHARFPMYQAGHDAVLASVREALGQKDFDRAWATGADLSTEDAIAFAQRGHGELERSGFR